The Kozakia baliensis genome includes a region encoding these proteins:
- a CDS encoding phytoene desaturase family protein: MTSRDHAPHVVVIGAGLGGLAAACTLAARGNNVTVCEANEWLGGKAAEWRKDGFRFDMGPTILTVPRVLERVFSEAGVRMSDRLDLRRLDPQWRCFFEDGTQIDLCENVDIMAQRLDSLSGGDGAGYRELIAASEHLHQISERFFFWKSVGGIGDTLDLGSSFNPSTLRDVLALRMDSTLAREIRRRVKDERSAQMLDHFTQYVGSNPQQAPAVLTGIAHMQVNDGVWYPMGGTRAVPEALAKLAEELGVKFRPSTRIRHILKRNGRAAGVETVTGETIAADAVISNMDSVRTMRELVKGVDTKKFERKWGRRRPACSGVVLYLGLDRRYEHLAHHDFVFSRDPHEEFDSIYRRGVPAEDPTCYLAAPAGTDPAVAPSGGEALYVLTHVPYIRRGQNWTELFPRYRQIILDKLKNCAGMTDIESRIRVEHHLTPQDIHDRYSPLRGAIYGLASHGRLNGAFKPANRVKELDGLYLAGGASHPGAGMPMALMSGWIAADCADRDLSEAQTPQALSI; this comes from the coding sequence CGGGCTTGCCGCCGCCTGCACTTTGGCCGCACGTGGCAATAACGTTACTGTTTGCGAAGCGAATGAATGGCTCGGCGGCAAGGCGGCGGAGTGGCGGAAAGACGGATTTCGTTTCGATATGGGGCCGACGATCCTAACGGTTCCTCGTGTGCTGGAGCGCGTTTTTTCCGAGGCAGGCGTTCGCATGTCCGACCGGCTCGATCTGCGGCGGCTCGATCCGCAATGGCGCTGTTTTTTCGAGGACGGAACGCAAATCGATCTTTGCGAGAACGTCGATATCATGGCGCAACGTCTGGACTCCTTATCTGGGGGAGATGGAGCAGGCTATCGTGAGTTGATCGCCGCCAGCGAGCATCTTCACCAAATATCGGAGCGTTTCTTTTTCTGGAAATCGGTCGGCGGCATCGGAGACACACTGGATCTCGGCTCAAGCTTCAACCCCTCCACCTTACGCGACGTGCTAGCGCTGCGCATGGACTCTACATTGGCCAGGGAAATCCGGCGGCGCGTTAAGGACGAGCGGTCCGCTCAAATGTTGGACCACTTCACGCAATATGTCGGCTCCAACCCCCAACAAGCGCCCGCCGTTCTCACGGGTATCGCCCATATGCAAGTGAATGACGGCGTTTGGTATCCCATGGGGGGCACACGCGCCGTGCCAGAAGCGTTGGCAAAACTCGCAGAAGAACTCGGAGTCAAATTCCGTCCTTCCACACGCATACGCCATATCCTCAAGCGGAATGGCCGTGCGGCAGGCGTGGAAACCGTAACGGGCGAGACGATTGCGGCCGATGCCGTCATCTCCAATATGGACAGCGTTCGTACCATGCGGGAATTGGTGAAAGGCGTGGACACTAAGAAATTCGAGCGGAAATGGGGGCGGCGACGTCCGGCCTGCTCGGGGGTGGTGCTTTATTTGGGTTTGGACCGCCGTTACGAGCATCTTGCACATCATGATTTCGTTTTTTCACGTGATCCGCATGAGGAATTCGATTCCATTTATCGGCGCGGCGTCCCGGCGGAAGATCCGACATGTTATCTTGCCGCGCCTGCGGGGACCGATCCGGCCGTTGCGCCCTCAGGCGGCGAAGCGCTCTATGTGCTCACACATGTGCCCTATATTCGCCGTGGGCAAAATTGGACGGAACTCTTCCCCCGCTATCGTCAAATCATTCTCGATAAGCTCAAAAACTGCGCTGGGATGACGGATATCGAAAGTCGTATTCGCGTCGAGCATCATCTAACACCCCAAGATATACATGACCGCTATTCGCCATTGCGGGGCGCTATCTATGGCCTCGCCAGTCATGGGCGCCTCAACGGCGCTTTCAAGCCCGCCAATCGGGTAAAGGAACTGGATGGCCTTTATCTTGCAGGCGGCGCGTCTCACCCCGGCGCCGGTATGCCGATGGCGCTCATGTCCGGCTGGATCGCAGCCGATTGCGCGGATCGGGATTTGTCCGAGGCGCAGACACCGCAGGCTCTTTCTATATGA
- a CDS encoding lysophospholipid acyltransferase family protein, whose product MIAGRHPLIAFLVLHAMRRSVLRHFNAVRLCGDKPDIADNTPVIICSNHTSWWDPALFAFLQQYFFGTQQGFGPIDAQALKQYPLLGRAGLIPLDPNDFQSIRRFLKTSEHVLNSKHILWITAQGRFVDSRVRPLELEPGIAHLIKRIPGVSVVPLAIEYVFWSESRPEALLQFGAPLKYQDFSKDSINDIRKSIEDALTTTMDTLAKKSLTRDPDCFKILERGSAGIGGIYDSFRRLRAWSQGHKFQARHTP is encoded by the coding sequence ATGATTGCGGGACGTCATCCTCTTATCGCCTTCCTCGTGCTTCATGCTATGCGCCGAAGCGTGCTGCGCCACTTCAACGCCGTGCGCCTTTGTGGAGACAAGCCCGATATCGCAGATAATACGCCCGTCATCATCTGTTCCAATCATACAAGCTGGTGGGACCCGGCGCTCTTCGCTTTTCTTCAGCAATATTTTTTTGGAACGCAGCAAGGTTTCGGCCCGATCGATGCGCAAGCGCTAAAGCAGTATCCCTTGCTAGGACGTGCCGGACTAATCCCTCTCGACCCGAATGATTTTCAATCGATCCGGCGCTTTCTTAAAACCTCTGAACATGTGCTGAATTCCAAGCATATCCTCTGGATTACGGCACAAGGGCGTTTTGTGGATTCCCGGGTGCGCCCGTTAGAACTAGAGCCGGGCATCGCGCATCTGATCAAACGTATTCCCGGCGTTTCGGTCGTTCCTTTGGCCATTGAATATGTTTTCTGGTCCGAGAGCCGACCTGAAGCGCTTCTCCAATTTGGAGCTCCCTTAAAATACCAGGATTTTTCCAAAGATTCGATCAACGATATCAGAAAAAGCATCGAAGATGCCCTCACAACGACGATGGATACACTAGCCAAAAAAAGCCTTACCCGAGATCCGGATTGCTTCAAAATCCTCGAGCGCGGAAGCGCAGGAATCGGCGGAATTTACGATAGTTTCCGCAGACTACGTGCATGGAGCCAGGGACACAAATTTCAGGCCCGGCACACGCCATGA
- the mntR gene encoding manganese-binding transcriptional regulator MntR, producing MLLDAETHSEGFRANRRARQNALVEDYVELIADLLDEGQEARQVDLAERLGVSQPTVAKMLIRLTDEGLVARKPYRGIFLTDAGRTMAEEVRVRHRIVESFLLALGVSSENARIDAEGLEHYVGLETLDAFQLAMSAGLVDFMAIARGTAGKK from the coding sequence ATGCTCCTTGATGCAGAAACTCATTCTGAAGGGTTTCGCGCCAACCGCCGCGCGAGGCAAAACGCTCTGGTAGAGGATTACGTAGAACTGATTGCCGATCTTCTCGATGAAGGCCAGGAGGCACGTCAGGTCGATCTTGCAGAACGTCTCGGCGTATCGCAGCCGACCGTTGCAAAAATGCTGATCCGCCTCACGGACGAAGGGCTTGTTGCCCGCAAACCCTATCGTGGAATTTTCCTCACCGATGCGGGTCGCACAATGGCAGAAGAGGTCCGCGTGCGTCACCGGATTGTTGAATCATTTCTCCTCGCCTTAGGCGTGAGTTCCGAAAACGCTCGGATCGACGCTGAAGGACTGGAGCATTATGTTGGCCTTGAAACACTCGATGCGTTTCAACTCGCCATGAGCGCTGGCTTGGTTGATTTCATGGCGATAGCTAGGGGC
- a CDS encoding DUF2141 domain-containing protein: MKHAKALFFIAIGAAYAPQVKAATVTVAIDNIPDAQGTIRIALCDRGEFLKPACHYHVRLPSVPQHAEAKLNDVSPGTYAVQVFQDRDNNGKLKRNFFGIPQEPLGFSRNPKMRFGPPSFDDADLAIGPAGATIAVQLITK; the protein is encoded by the coding sequence ATGAAACATGCCAAAGCTCTGTTCTTTATCGCCATAGGGGCTGCCTATGCGCCACAGGTAAAAGCAGCCACTGTGACCGTCGCCATCGATAATATTCCCGATGCGCAAGGCACGATCCGAATTGCGCTCTGTGACCGAGGAGAGTTTTTAAAGCCGGCTTGCCACTACCATGTGAGATTACCTTCGGTTCCACAGCATGCCGAAGCAAAATTGAACGATGTATCGCCAGGAACTTATGCGGTTCAGGTGTTTCAAGATCGAGACAATAACGGCAAACTCAAGCGCAACTTCTTTGGCATCCCTCAAGAACCACTCGGTTTTTCACGGAACCCGAAAATGCGTTTCGGTCCCCCCAGCTTTGACGATGCCGATCTCGCCATCGGTCCGGCGGGAGCAACGATTGCGGTACAGCTCATCACAAAATAA
- a CDS encoding TonB-dependent receptor, with product MNAADAAEISTHEPRATTAKPVKATQGAKSGNQRGKKSAGKAIASENPNAAGDESNTPEHINILGHLNRERARIFPGLGAVDYHIDQRQIGVTPGGQNAAFSQILLRVPGVVLDSYGEVHVRGEHGGLTYRVNDVLLPEGLNGFGQELDTRIIQSVDLLTGTLPAQFGFRTAGVVDVTTKTGDILKHNQVSLYGGSYNTFVPSIQLGGHHGKLDYFTTLSFTRNNIGIENPSDTFRAVHDVTEQEKAFSYLSYHIDDISRVTLLTSASYADFEIPNSFKTFDVNSPDYTTIYDVAGINPHDPSMHWSKLDDSQTEQNYYAVLSYQRTKDKLNIQASPYFRYGRIDYTPDPARDLVYQGVSEHEVNDFTTGGMQFDLSYDIAPSHTLRAGILGQYTSERLDTNTLAFPADEQGNQSSNVPTRLIDNTANWSVEAGAYIQDEYKITRNLTFNYGIRYDRFASSFDNEGQLSPRANMVWKPTCTTTLHIGYSRYFAPPSPQYVYPSTLARFAGTTNAAANMIDHGTKVEKSNYVDGGLLQRITPELQITLDAYAKWAHDLTDLGQFGRAVILAPFSYKRGRVYGAEFGTSWKHGPWSLLGNFSYVKTAARDINSAQYQFPTGELAYIKAHPIQLDHQGEFTATAGASWTTKHDMAYVDFVYGYGLRSGFANLEKEPEYDIFNIGYQHTFTKVPLGHDIKIRADVVNLFDKRYQIRNGSGVGIYQAQYGQRRGTFFSVVSEF from the coding sequence ATGAATGCAGCGGATGCTGCCGAGATCTCAACGCATGAACCAAGAGCGACGACAGCGAAGCCTGTAAAAGCGACGCAGGGTGCCAAGTCTGGAAATCAACGAGGCAAAAAAAGTGCAGGAAAGGCAATCGCGTCCGAAAACCCAAACGCGGCTGGCGACGAATCGAATACCCCTGAGCATATTAACATCCTCGGCCATCTTAATCGGGAGCGCGCCCGCATTTTTCCAGGGCTGGGAGCGGTAGATTATCATATCGATCAGCGTCAGATCGGAGTGACGCCCGGCGGGCAGAATGCGGCGTTCAGTCAAATTCTTCTTCGAGTGCCTGGCGTTGTGCTGGACAGCTATGGTGAGGTTCACGTGCGCGGCGAGCATGGTGGCCTGACCTACCGTGTCAACGACGTGCTGCTGCCAGAAGGCCTGAACGGCTTTGGGCAGGAATTAGATACCCGTATTATCCAGTCGGTCGATCTTTTAACTGGCACCTTGCCGGCGCAATTCGGCTTTCGGACCGCCGGGGTGGTCGACGTGACCACTAAGACCGGCGATATTCTGAAGCATAATCAGGTTTCGCTTTATGGCGGTAGTTACAACACGTTTGTCCCGTCCATTCAGCTCGGTGGCCACCATGGAAAATTGGATTATTTCACGACGTTATCGTTTACCCGCAATAATATCGGGATTGAAAATCCGAGTGATACATTTCGGGCAGTTCATGATGTGACGGAGCAGGAAAAGGCCTTTTCTTATCTTTCTTATCATATCGACGATATCAGCCGCGTGACGCTTCTAACCAGCGCGTCCTATGCGGATTTCGAGATTCCCAATTCGTTCAAAACATTCGATGTGAACAGTCCCGACTACACCACCATCTATGATGTGGCTGGTATAAATCCTCATGATCCGTCCATGCACTGGTCCAAACTAGATGACAGCCAAACGGAGCAGAATTATTACGCGGTTCTCTCCTATCAGCGCACGAAGGACAAGCTGAATATCCAGGCCTCACCGTATTTTCGCTATGGACGAATTGATTATACGCCCGATCCTGCTCGGGACTTGGTCTATCAAGGTGTGTCCGAGCATGAAGTGAACGATTTCACGACCGGCGGTATGCAGTTCGATCTCTCCTATGATATTGCGCCGTCTCATACGTTGCGGGCAGGTATTCTAGGGCAATATACGTCCGAGCGGCTCGATACCAATACACTGGCTTTCCCTGCCGATGAGCAGGGAAATCAAAGTTCGAACGTTCCCACTCGGCTGATTGACAATACCGCAAACTGGTCCGTCGAAGCGGGCGCCTATATTCAGGATGAATACAAGATTACCCGTAACCTCACTTTTAATTACGGTATTCGCTACGATCGCTTCGCGTCGTCTTTCGATAATGAAGGCCAGTTGAGTCCACGCGCGAACATGGTCTGGAAGCCGACATGCACCACGACCCTACATATCGGTTATTCACGTTACTTTGCGCCCCCGTCGCCTCAGTATGTGTATCCCTCTACACTCGCCCGGTTTGCAGGGACGACCAATGCGGCCGCCAATATGATTGACCACGGCACGAAAGTTGAAAAATCAAACTATGTCGACGGTGGCCTTCTTCAGCGCATCACGCCCGAACTCCAGATCACTCTCGATGCTTATGCCAAATGGGCACATGATTTAACCGATCTCGGCCAGTTTGGACGGGCGGTTATCCTTGCACCATTCAGCTATAAGCGCGGTCGAGTTTATGGCGCTGAATTCGGTACTTCTTGGAAGCACGGCCCCTGGTCGTTGCTCGGAAATTTCTCCTATGTGAAAACGGCCGCGCGCGACATCAACTCCGCGCAATATCAGTTTCCAACAGGCGAACTGGCGTACATCAAAGCCCATCCCATACAGCTTGATCACCAAGGAGAATTCACGGCCACGGCTGGCGCTTCATGGACCACAAAACACGATATGGCTTATGTCGATTTCGTTTACGGCTACGGTCTGCGGAGCGGTTTCGCCAATTTAGAGAAAGAGCCCGAATATGACATATTCAATATCGGCTATCAGCATACTTTCACGAAGGTTCCTCTGGGGCACGACATCAAAATTCGCGCCGATGTCGTCAATCTCTTCGACAAACGCTATCAGATTAGAAACGGAAGCGGCGTCGGTATTTATCAAGCGCAATATGGGCAGCGACGCGGAACTTTTTTCTCAGTCGTTTCGGAGTTTTGA
- a CDS encoding glycosyltransferase: protein MKPLIEKIILLAAALPLTVSIGNLFFLRPPPASTRARSVSVLIPARNEAATIRGAIEAILASRNVELELIVLDDHSTDGTGNIVREYTDTRVKIIASRPLPANWCGKNHACSQLAEAARYDILLFLDADVRIRADGIARLAEKLCSSPTLGMISGVPQQITIKWLEWSLIPIIHVLLMGYLPLFLDQGARTAFTAACGQLIMVDAKAYHAVGGHETIRNRLHDGMALAKAFRQGGHRTALIDATPISICRMYRRNHEVWSGFRKNATEGLATPVGLPIWTALLATAHIVPFVCRSSATLWLARLASLAFRALLAVKFHQNWRSVLLSPLGVALLLILQWQSFIAQKLGYPTQWRGRIYQGNHTT, encoded by the coding sequence ATGAAGCCTCTCATCGAGAAAATTATTCTTTTGGCGGCAGCCCTTCCGCTCACCGTTTCCATAGGAAATTTGTTTTTCCTACGCCCACCGCCCGCGTCCACACGCGCGCGGAGTGTTTCGGTTCTGATCCCAGCGCGCAATGAAGCGGCAACCATCCGAGGTGCGATAGAAGCCATCCTGGCGTCCCGAAACGTAGAACTCGAATTGATCGTGCTCGATGATCACTCAACAGATGGCACAGGCAATATTGTACGTGAATATACAGATACACGGGTAAAAATTATCGCCTCTCGTCCTCTGCCCGCCAATTGGTGCGGGAAAAACCATGCCTGTTCTCAACTTGCGGAAGCAGCACGCTACGATATCCTGCTTTTCCTGGATGCGGATGTGCGCATTCGAGCAGACGGCATAGCGCGCTTGGCTGAAAAACTTTGTTCATCTCCAACGCTTGGAATGATCAGCGGCGTTCCTCAACAAATTACCATCAAATGGCTCGAATGGTCGCTTATTCCAATCATTCATGTTCTGCTCATGGGTTACTTACCGCTTTTCCTCGATCAAGGCGCACGCACGGCTTTCACTGCGGCTTGCGGACAACTCATTATGGTCGATGCGAAAGCCTATCATGCTGTCGGAGGGCATGAAACCATCCGTAATCGGCTGCATGACGGCATGGCCCTTGCCAAAGCTTTCCGCCAGGGCGGCCATCGAACAGCTCTTATCGACGCAACCCCGATTTCCATCTGCCGGATGTATCGCCGTAATCACGAAGTCTGGTCGGGTTTCAGAAAGAACGCAACGGAAGGTCTGGCCACACCCGTCGGTCTGCCGATCTGGACTGCCCTTCTCGCAACGGCGCATATCGTGCCGTTCGTATGTCGCTCTTCTGCGACCCTGTGGCTCGCACGCTTGGCCAGCTTGGCTTTCCGCGCGCTTCTTGCCGTTAAATTCCACCAAAACTGGCGTAGCGTTTTGTTGAGCCCATTGGGCGTAGCGCTTTTGCTTATCTTGCAGTGGCAGTCCTTCATCGCACAAAAACTCGGTTACCCGACACAGTGGCGTGGACGCATTTATCAGGGGAATCACACGACATGA
- a CDS encoding Nramp family divalent metal transporter — protein MSLDPRISASASSCKRTVWRFTKPIEGEGNSLSEVFASVRLPAANAPWLQRFLAFVGPGYMVAVGYMDPGNWATDLQGGAQFGYTLLSVIMLSNLMAILLQALSARLGIATGRDLAQACRDHFPPIINIMLWLACELAIIACDLAEVIGTAVALQLLFGISILVGALISVLDAFVVLFLMNRGFRYLEAFIIGLLSIIALCFAVQVVAAAPPLTSIVTGFLPSTEIVTNNRMLYIAIGIIGATVMPHNLYLHSSIVQTRAFERTSAGRREAIRWATWDSTIALMLALFINAAILIVAAAAFHTTGHQDVAEIEDAYRLLSPILGLGIASTLFAVALLAAGTNSTITGTLAGQIIMEGFLRLRIPHWARRLLTRGLAVFPVVIVTAIYGNSGVGQLLLFSQVILSMQLPFAVIPLVLFVSDRNKMGEFVISRKLTVISWIVAITILVLNFKLLVNTIF, from the coding sequence ATGTCCCTCGATCCTCGAATCAGCGCTTCCGCGTCGTCCTGCAAAAGAACCGTCTGGCGTTTTACCAAGCCGATAGAAGGCGAGGGGAATAGTCTTTCGGAGGTCTTTGCCAGCGTAAGGCTTCCGGCGGCCAATGCGCCTTGGCTTCAACGTTTTCTGGCTTTTGTAGGCCCGGGCTATATGGTTGCAGTGGGCTATATGGATCCTGGTAACTGGGCGACAGACCTACAGGGCGGCGCGCAGTTCGGCTATACTTTGCTCTCCGTTATCATGCTGTCGAACCTGATGGCGATCCTGCTTCAGGCGCTGTCGGCGCGGTTGGGCATCGCAACCGGGCGCGATCTTGCCCAAGCCTGCCGGGACCATTTTCCGCCGATTATCAACATCATGCTATGGCTGGCTTGCGAACTAGCCATTATCGCTTGTGACTTAGCGGAGGTCATTGGCACAGCCGTCGCCCTCCAGCTGCTTTTCGGCATTTCCATATTGGTAGGTGCGCTGATCTCGGTGCTTGATGCCTTCGTCGTTCTATTTTTGATGAACCGAGGATTTCGTTATCTAGAAGCTTTCATCATAGGCCTTCTGAGCATCATCGCCCTCTGCTTTGCCGTTCAGGTCGTAGCAGCGGCCCCACCACTTACAAGCATAGTGACGGGTTTTCTTCCTTCGACCGAAATCGTCACTAACAACCGCATGCTCTACATCGCGATCGGCATCATCGGGGCAACGGTTATGCCCCATAATCTGTATCTGCATTCCTCGATCGTGCAGACCCGCGCTTTCGAACGGACGTCTGCTGGACGGCGAGAGGCGATCCGCTGGGCTACATGGGACAGCACGATTGCACTCATGCTGGCACTGTTCATCAATGCCGCTATCCTGATCGTCGCAGCGGCCGCCTTTCATACTACCGGGCATCAGGATGTTGCGGAGATTGAGGATGCCTATCGCCTATTGTCTCCAATCCTGGGGTTAGGCATCGCTTCCACGTTGTTTGCCGTGGCGCTGCTCGCCGCGGGCACGAACTCAACCATTACTGGCACATTGGCAGGTCAGATCATTATGGAAGGGTTTTTGCGACTTCGCATCCCGCACTGGGCGCGCCGTCTGCTGACACGGGGTCTAGCGGTCTTTCCTGTCGTGATCGTAACAGCAATCTATGGCAACAGCGGCGTGGGGCAACTCCTGCTATTCAGCCAAGTAATCTTATCTATGCAACTGCCCTTCGCTGTCATTCCGCTAGTCCTATTTGTCTCAGACCGGAACAAGATGGGTGAGTTCGTGATTTCGCGAAAGCTCACGGTAATTTCGTGGATCGTGGCGATCACCATCTTGGTTCTGAACTTCAAACTGCTCGTTAATACGATTTTCTAG